ACCCCAGAACTGCTTTTATGCATAACACCAAGTTCTTACGCTAAAACCTGTTTATCTGATTAATTAATAAGCCTAAAACCTTTAACGAAAACCATTCATTGTTTTACTTATCTCTATCGAGCTACTTTACTTTGGTTCCTATGATCCAACTTTTGTAGCTCCTCCCTCTTTTGCTAATTCATGAGGGTTTCCTTTGAACCAAAAAGTCTTAAAGATATCCCACGACACACCAATAAATAAGGATTATGTTGATCAACAATAATCACCAAATGTATTCCATATCAAAATCTTTAAAACAAGAACGGAGATGCCAAAACAACAGATAACCAAGAATATAAAAACCTACATAGTAACCTCTAACCAGTCGAGAGATACTAGTACTGAATCATAACCACCCACATTTCAATTTTGTCCCAAAAAGATCAGAATAAACAAGTGTAAAATGCACCTAACAACATCATTGTGAAATATACAGTGTTCTTCAAGCCTTTATATCATTCTTCTATACAAGAAATACAACACACATTTGAAATTCTAATCAGTTGTTTCTCTAAACTGATGCaatatttcaaattttcaattccgttgaacataaaaattataataataaatatattgtaCCAAGTTAACATACCAATCACCATTCTAATTAAGTACAAATTTCTGATTTCCCCAAATATCATCCCCATCCCTCAATTTCCCagttataaaatcataaaattgaAAAAACCCAAGTCCAAAATCATACAAAGTGAACTAAATTGAAAATTATTAACAATAAGGAACTGAAATAAGGGAGGAAAAAAACAACCTTTAAAGCAGTAGTTCCACCGCCATAGCGAGAATACCGAATCGCATTCATTAATTTGGCAACCATTTGCTTGTCTGATGATACCTAACATTTAAACTAGTGAACTATGCAAAAGAACCCAAATTAAAAACATGATGAGAGAAAATTGAAGAAGCTCATACCCGAATAAACCAAAATAGAAACCCTAATCTTGGAATTACAGAGCCACAAGCACCGACATCTATCGCCCACAATGCCACCGTCGCGACACCGTTTCCATAGACGCTACAAGATCAATGACGGCAGAGGAGGAGAGAGGGGCTGgtttaaggaggagagagatggaGATGCGAGGAGGTGAGGTTAGGAGGCGTAGAGCAATCTCCGTGAGAGACATGAATAAGCCGTCCTTTAATTTTCTCATAGacggttattttatttttttatttttttttcttaaacgtTTAAAAGCGTTTTATTTGAAATCACTATAATAGAATGTACATATGATAGCGTTTATCTTAAAAGCACTATTAAATACATTATTTGATATCTTTAAAAGCAAAATGggtaaaagcgctattaaaaaaaCGCTATAAAAGCATATTTCTGTAGTAGTGTAAGTTTCTCTTTAACCAAATTATATGATTATCTTATTTTACTCATTCTCTTTCAATTTTTTCACCTTATTTACCATTCTTAAATTTTCACCACCCATTTTTGCACTTCAAATCTCCAAATTAATCAAATTACAAACTTATATTATACAACATGCTTAAACATTGTGGAATTTTATAAGGGTTATGCTATACTAGCCGTTGAAGTGGGTTCAATAACGATTTCGTTAACTTTAttattaaaaggtggtaaaacgaatatttttaatttttttaggtggtaaaataaaagtttgagatttttagatagtaaaacacaaatttgatttttttaggtggtaaatcgcaaaaaaaacctttttaatatttactccaaatctaatatatatatatataaaggggagttttttcaagagTTTTCGGTgcgccacgtaggatttccacgtcatcaagtgtaattagattgttaattaattaaataaataatctaagagtcttattaaataaataatctaAGAGTTTCGTAGATTGAAACTAAAAGAAACTAAAAGGATCTAAATCTAAGAGTCccacttttaattaaataaataatctgACATTTTTCTGTCATCCCTAATAAGGATTTATATCGTGTTGTCCATGACAACAAgataatggtacaattttttcaTAATACAATTGTTAGAGCTGTTGCAGATGATGATAACATCCCATTGTATAGATTTGATTTTATACAATTACATTTTTTGGAACAATTCCGTAGTAATGCAGTACTCCCTGGTATATATTTCTCccttttatacgaagtatatttttatttattccaaCTCATGCACATGAAATTATAATTGACTCACCGCTATTATTTACCTTTTCTTATAAGATGTGGTTGGTCTGGTTGTGAACGAAGTCGGAGACTCAATCGAAATAGAAGACAAGTGGTACAtacaattttagttttttttaatagcaataataataaaaataatatgctTAATTGAATTATCAAATATGTTCAGGGGACAACGCATCCAAATCAAGTTTTGGAACGATTGCTTTGTTGAGTACTCAAAACAAAAAGACTTACTTAGTGACTCTACTAAGCCTTTTTTTATAGTCGTTACTTCTACCATGGTTAAAGAATTTAATGGTAAGTATTATACTAATAATATTAAACATTACAATAGCTCTTACCATTGCTTGATAACTTTCTCCTTTACTTTTATGGTATAGGTAAACTTAATCTATGTACTTCTTCGTCAACTAAAATCTATATAAATCTTGAAGTCTCTGAAGTTGTTGAGTTGAAAGCTATATTAAGGTATGCAAATAGTATTATTTTGGATGTATAAAAATTTGCTTTCAAATCAAATAATATTGACCCATGTCCTTCGTCGTTGTTGCAGGAATTAGCtttatgtatatattttttatattaactaaatcttaattattaatttttgggCATTTACAGGACTTAATCTTCTATTGCAAGGCTAAAGTGACTAAAGTTTTCGGTGAAAATAGCTGGTACTATATCTCATGTCCAGGGTGTAAAAGACGCATAACACCAAGAAAAACAGACTTCTGGTGCATACCTTGTGAGAAAAAAACTGAAAGGCCAATTCCAAGGTTCGTATCATTTTAAATTCAATGTTCTCAACAAGTAATTATCGTATGCTCCTTTTTTATAAACATTTATATTTTTCTTAGGTACCGTTTGGAGTTTGGTGTTCTTGATCATAGTGGATCTACAATATTTGTGATTTTTGATGAAGAAGCTAAGAAACTCATTGGACAAGATGCAAGTACTCTTTTTGAGGCAAATATTTATGAAAAGGTTTTTCAATAGCTGCTTTTTTGTTTTCATCTTAACAATGTCTTTGAAATGCTTTTATAACTTGGCACTAATTAATCTTTGCAGGCTACTAGCAACAACGATGATAGCGACAACGATGATGAAGTACAAATTCCGAAAATCATTGAAAATAATATAGGGAGAGAATTGTTATTCAAAGTTAAACTCACTGCTTATAACCGTAAGATAAAAAGACAAACTTTTACTGTGATGAAAATTATCGATCCAACTTTCATCGAGGTAATTATTAAATGTTCATGAGTTTGTAAAAATTTAAGttttacaaataaataatttttttaaaaatacatgtacctttttttttatttcaaacattaatgtGATTTTATCTCCTAAAATCACTATTTATTTGAAGGGCAATGATAAGGAAACAAAGGACAAGGAAATGGAAGACAACCTTAAGGATGGTAGTGATTCTAAGGAGGATACCAATGATTCGTCCAATGATACATCAAAAAAGTCAAAGGTATATAATATGCACAAAAATTTTCTTACTTATTAATAAATACTTATAAATATATTCATCCTTTTACTCCTTCATCCTTAAATTAAGAATCAATGTATTAATCTTTTGGTTTTACCCTTTGTATATATGCAACAAAGGACGAGGAAGTTGTAGACAACAAAAAACGTCCTGATGATGGTAGTGATACTAAGGAAGATAACAATGATTCGCCCAACGACACAATAAAAAAGGCCAAGGTAAACCATATTAGCAAACATTCGTCCATTTTTATTAatagttatttaaattaaaaatcaatgtACTCATCTATATGTTCAACCATTTATATATGCAGGCTTAACTTCATGACAAGGGGTTCtctcaaaaataataataaggaagCATGCTCATGGATCTGaagattttgatttttattatcTTTTAGTTACAATTATCACTTTCAATAATAGTAGACAGTTGTGTTGATCAAGTATTTTATGATTTAGATTTTCCTTATCTTTTAGTTACAATTATCACTATTTTCATTATCTTTTAAaggattttatgatttttaatcCAATTTATCTTTTAGTTAAAGTTCCTTTTAGTAATCTATAACATTGCACATACTTATGATTAATGGAGTTATATGTGCTTTATCATAtctcaattaattatgaaattgaaATCTTCATGTGATAGGCCGGACTTTGAGTCAAATAAGTTTAATTTATTTGAATCTATCAGTCTAAtataagaaagaaaaaaaagataatAAAAGTATAGGATTAAATAAATGAGTAGACCCGTGAAATCGTATTTGATTAGAAATTACTATTTACGTATAACTATTAAATTGATTATAATTATGTTTAACTATTTAATTGATTAGAAATTACGTATAACTATTTAATTGATTATAATTTATTGAACATAACTATTTGATCATAATATTTaactataaagtgtaattattTAGTAAAAAATTGATTCTCCGTATAAAAGACACCGTTACATACATATATTATATAAATGATGTGATGTGTTGGACCATACCCGAAAACAGCATTTCATGCAAAAACAAATACTGTGATAAAGATCGCAAATCAAAGCTAAAACGGTACTTCAAAGTGAATTTAATAAGAACAACAATCATGTTCCATGGAGTGCGTCGAGGCGGATATCGGGCATGCAACAACaaacacatatcaactaaaagacaaatagctaaaagacaaaaaaggaagtaccattcatgtaaaaaaagtaccattctgtaaaaaaaataccattctgtaaaaaaaagtaccatttgtgtttagaaaagtaccatttaatttttttttttgtcctttttcctattttgtcttatgttctgatatgtatttgcccatacatatcagatatgtatttgtacttcctctgttccatGCCACCTAAAACTTTGACTCTGAATCTCTTATTATAGATCAAAGAAATGTGCATGTGCAGTCAGCACACAGCTCATGTACCAAACATTAATCTATatctaattattttttaaaggtAATTATCTTACTCTAATTATTAGGACTAACCTTATAACATGGCGAATATATATAACATACTCCGTATGTAGGTAGATCTTTAGATAATAAacaaaaagtttgtaaattcgTATATAGTATCTATCAGCATAATTAATTTTAGTCTTAGAATTGGAAAGTGATTAGGAGTCTAATAGAATTTTAATATACTAATACTTTTTGAAGGAGTTTATAATTAACATAGCATTATTATTATCTTTAAAACATTCCATACGAAAAAAATGTTCCAACGAAATTGGTTCATAATCTATCTCTCCATGTTTTATACTATAATGATAAGATAAATGTTTTAAAAGATGATAATTAAAATCTAATATAAAGTCtaataaaaacaaaatattaTAAGAGTATAGGATTAAATAAACAAGTAGACCCGTGAAATCGTTTAACATTATAAAATATAAGTATTTGATTAGAAATTACTACGTATAagataaatttttttaaagatGATAATTAACATAGAATTATACTCTATATATATTACCCATAATGATAAGAAAAAAAGATGATAATTAACGTAGAATTATTATTATCTTTAAAACACTATTGGATTACAATTCTAATACCAATATATTAGTCCTAGAGTTTAAGTTGGTTTTGGATTTCCATACATTAGCAGTAGCATTAGATTATGATATTACGTACCTAAGTCAACTAGAAGTATTGGAATCAGCATGTACTATATATATCTCTTATCATAAGCATATTAGTCTTGACATACCAAcgtaaaaaaacataaaaaactaTGAATGAGGATtcaagtgaaaaggctttgcaAAGAGAAAGAAGACAAAGAAGACGGATGATAATTAATGGAAAAAGACAGCAACAACGACATGAACCAATTCCAGGTACTCGACCGTACAACTCGAATTTTAATGTTTTTAGCTCTGCGATTTGATTTTACATAATTTGCATGTTCTTTTTGTGCGGCAGAAATAACAAGGGAAGTGCACTCCAGTGAAAAGGGTTTACAAAGAGAACGAAGAAAAAGAAGACGGATAATAATCAATGAAGAAATAATAAGGGAAGTGCACTCCAGTGAAAAGGATTTACAAAGAGAACGAAGAAAAAGAAGACGGACAATAATCAATGAAGAAATAATAAGGGAAGTGCACTCCAGTGAAAAGGATTTACAAAGAGAACGAAGAAAAAGAAGACGGATAATAATCAATGAAAAAAGACAACGGAGACGAATTGAATCAATTTCAGGTACTCGATTGTAAACTCAACTAGAATTTTGTTTAACTGAATCAATAATATATACTTAGCCTTGCAGAAATTCCCATATAGTTTCATACATGTTTAGAAAATTAGGATTATTTGCCTAAATAGTGCTTTAAACGCAATGCAACTAAGCCATGGAAAGCACAACACAGAAGTTTATAATAAGGTCAAACAAATATTGCCTGTTTAAAATCCTGAAGTGTCTGAGTATTTAGAAGGAATTTCCATTATTCGCTGTGACCAGTTGACATCACCACCATGCGTAAAATCATATCAGTGGCAGTCAGAATGAAGCCAAATTgaatttcaaaaagaaaaaagagaagagCTATAAGTGGATAATTCAAGATAATGTAGTGACTTACTCTATCACAACATAAACACTGTCATCATCTTCATTATACTCCTCGATTGCAATAGCTGTTGTCATCTGCAAAAACAGGACAAGTATTCATGAGACCAAGTACACCACTTTACAAGGCCTTAATTAGTATTATTCTCAAAAGAACAAATTTTATAGTACCAAATAAAGGTAACTTAAACAATCATGATTGAATTGTAGAAATTAACAATAGTGGAGTATTCGTGCAATCGCTACAAAGTGAGAAATAATGATGACATAACCCTTCTCTCTGCTTTTACACAATTTTCTTCAGTCTAATTCCATGTAACAAGAAATTTATGAAGTGTGCTGCCTTATTTCAGTTGAGCATAGCCATGAGGTCACTCTGTAGAAATTCCCATATAGTTTTCATTTAAAAATTGTGCAAACTAAGCCATGGTAAGCACACCACCAGAAGTTTGTAATGAGCTCAAACAAATATTGCCTGTTTAAATTCCTGTATCTGAATAAATATTCACTTTCCGTCCCAAGCCATGAGACAGTAAAATTACCTGATAAAGACCCTCATGGTCAAGGACAAATTGTGTCCGCTTCAAATGACTGTGGGGGAGAATCAAAATTCCTTGAGGGTTTCTTTAGATAATATCATTACTGTGAAGCCACAAGCCCAAAGGGTTGCTGTAAACTCCATAACCCTCCCCATGCCGTTTTTCTTTCTTTAACAAGTAGCTTAGCAAAACACAGTACTAATTGCTCCCATCCCTAACCATCTCACTTTCCAGCTTTTTTTTGGTCATCTGTCTGTCTCTAAACAAGTGTTAGAAAG
This Spinacia oleracea cultivar Varoflay chromosome 6, BTI_SOV_V1, whole genome shotgun sequence DNA region includes the following protein-coding sequences:
- the LOC110801066 gene encoding replication protein A 70 kDa DNA-binding subunit C-like, translating into MVQFFHNTIVRAVADDDNIPLYRFDFIQLHFLEQFRSNAVLPDVVGLVVNEVGDSIEIEDKWGQRIQIKFWNDCFVEYSKQKDLLSDSTKPFFIVVTSTMVKEFNGKLNLCTSSSTKIYINLEVSEVVELKAILRYANSIILDDLIFYCKAKVTKVFGENSWYYISCPGCKRRITPRKTDFWCIPCEKKTERPIPRYRLEFGVLDHSGSTIFVIFDEEAKKLIGQDASTLFEANIYEKATSNNDDSDNDDEVQIPKIIENNIGRELLFKVKLTAYNRKIKRQTFTVMKIIDPTFIEGNDKETKDKEMEDNLKDGSDSKEDTNDSSNDTSKKSKDEEVVDNKKRPDDGSDTKEDNNDSPNDTIKKAKA